From the Oncorhynchus keta strain PuntledgeMale-10-30-2019 unplaced genomic scaffold, Oket_V2 Un_scaffold_17573_pilon_pilon, whole genome shotgun sequence genome, the window gaggaggaggaggaggctgatctcagtagagatactgaagacagtatggaggaggaggaggaggctgatcacagtagagatactgaagacagtgtggaggaggaggaggaggaggctgatctcagtagagatactgaagacagtatggaggaggaggaggaggaggctgatcacagtagagatactgaagacagtatggaggaggaagaggaggctgatcacagtagagatactgaagacagtatggaggaggaggaggaggctgatcacagtagagatactgaagacagtgaggaggaggaggaggctgatcacagtagagatactgaagacagtatggaggaggaggaggaggaggaggctgatcacagtagagatactgaagacagtgtggaggaggaggaggaggctgatcacagtagagatactgaagacagtgtggaggaggaggaggaggctgatctcagtagagatactgaagacagtgtggaggaggaggaggaggctgatcacagtagagatactgaagacagtgtggaggaggaggaggaggaggctcatCTCAGTAGAGATcttgaagacagtatggaggaggaggaggaggctgatcacagtagagatactgaagacagtgtggaggaggaggaggaggaggctgatctcagtagagatactgaagacagtgtggtggtggaggaggaggaggctgatcacagtagagatactgaagacagtatggaggaggaggaggaggaggaggaggctgatcacagtagagatactgaagacagtgtggtggaggaggaggaggaggctgatcacagtagagatactgaagacagtatggaggaagaggaggaggctgatctcagtagagatactgaagacagtgtggaggaggaggaggaggctgatcacagtagataccgaagacagtatggaggaggaggaggaggctgatctcagtagagatactgaagacagtgtggaggaggaggaggaggctgatctcagtagagatactgaagacagtgtggaggaggaggaggaggaggctgatcacagtagagatactgaagacagtatggaggaggaggaggaggaggctgatcacagtagagacactgaagacagtgtggaggaggaggaggaggaggctgatcacagtagagatactgaagacagtatggaggaggaggaggaggctgatcacagtagatactgaagacagtatggaggaggaggagggggaggctgatcacagtagagatactgaagacagtatggtggaggaggaggaggctgatcacagtagataccgaagacagtatggaggaggaggaggaggctgatctcagtagagatactgaagacagtaaggaggaggaggaggaggctgatcacagtagatactgaagacagtatggaggaggaggaggaggaggctgatgacagtagagatactgaagacagtatggaggaagaggaggaggctgatctcagtagagatactgaagacagtatggaggaggaggaggaggctgatcacagtagagatactgaagacagtatggaggaagaggaggaggctgatctcagtagagatactgaagacagtatggaggaggaggaggaggctgatcacagtagatactgaagacagtatggaggaggaggaggaggaggctgatctcagtagagatactgaagacagtatggaggaagaggaggaggctgatctcagtagagatactgaagaccgtgtggaggaggctgatcacagtagagatactgaagacagtatggaggaggaggaggaggaagctgatctcagtagagatactgaagacagtatggaggaggaggaggaggctgatcacagtagagacactgaagacagtatggaggaggaggaggaggaggctgatcacagtagagacactgaagacagtgtggaggaggaggaggaggaggatgatcacagtagagatactgaagacagtatggaggaggaggaggaggctgatcacagtagatactgaagacagtatggaggaggaggaggaggctgatctcagtagagatactgaagacagtatggtggaggaggaggaggctgatcacagtagatactgaagacagtatggaggaggaggaggaggaggaggctgatctcagtagagatactgaagacagtatggaggaagaggaggaggctgatctcagtagagatactgaagaccgtgtggaggaggctgatcacagtagagatactgaagacagtatggaggaggaggaggaggaagctgatctcagtagagatactgaagacagtatggaggaggaggaggaggctgatcacagtagagacactgaagacagtatggaggaggaggaggaggaggctgatcacagtagagacactgaagacagtgtggaggaggaggaggaggaggatgatcacagtagagatactgaagacagtatggaggaggaggaggaggctgatcacagtagatactgaagacagtatggaggaggaggaggaggctgatctcagtagagatactgaagacagtatggtggaggaggaggaggctgatcacagtagataccgaagacagtatggaggaggaggaggaggctgatctcagtagagatactgaagacagtatggaggaggaggaggaggctgatcacagtagatactgaagacagtatggaggaggaggaggaggaggctgatgacagtagagatactgaagacagtatggaggaagaggaggaggctgatctcagtagagatactgaagacagtgtggtggtggaggaggaggaggaggctgatcacagtagagatactgaagacagtatggaggaagaggaggaggctgatctcagtagagatactgaagacagtatggaggaggaggaggaggctgatcacagtagatactgaagacagtatggaggaggaggaggaggaggctgatctcagtagagatactgaagacagtatggaggaagaggaggaggctgatctcagtagagatactgaagaccgtgtggaggaggctgatcacagtagagatactgaagacagtatggaggaggaggaggaggaagctgatctcagtagagatactgaagacagtatggaggaggaggaggctgatcacagtagagacactgaagacagtatggaggaggaggaggaggaggctgatcacagtagagatactgaagacagtatggaggaagaggaggaggaggctgatctcagtagagatactgaagacagtgtggaggaggaggaggaggaggctgatctcagtagagatactgaagacagtatggaggaggaggctgatcacagtagagacactgaagacagtgtagtggtggaggaggaggaggctgatctcagtagagatactgaagacagtgtggtggtggaggaggaggaggctgatctcagtagagatactgaagacagtgtggtggtggaggaggaggaggctgatcacagtagagatactgaagacagtgtggtggaggaggaggaggaggctgatctcagtagagatactgaagacagtgtggaggaggaggaggaggaggctgatctcagtagagatactgaagacagtatggaggaggaggaggaggctgatctcagtagagatactgaagacagtgtggtggtggaggaagaggaggaggctgatctcagtagagatactgaagacagtgtggtggtggaggaggaggaggctgatctcagtagagatactgatggtggtggaggaagaggaggaggctgatctcagtagagatactgaagacagtgtggaggaggaggaggaggctgatcacagtagagatactgaagacagtatggaggaggaggaggaggctgatctcagtagagatactgaagacagtgtggaggaggaggaggaggaggctgatcacagtagagatactgaagacagtgtggaggaggaggaggaggaggctgatctcagtagagatactgaagacagtatggaggaggaggaggaggctgatcacagtagagatactgaagacagtgtggaggaggaggaggaggaggctgatctcagtagagatactgaagacagtatggaggaggaggaggaggaggctgatcacagtagagatactgaagacagtatggaggaggaggaggaggctgatcacagtagagatactgaagacagtatggaggaggaggaggaggctgatcacagtagagatactgaagacagtgaggaggaggaggaggctgatcacagtagagatactgaagacagtatggaggaggaggaggaggaggaggctgatcacagtagagatactgaagacagtgtggaggaggaggaggaggctgatcacagtagagatactgaagacagtatggaggaggaggaggaggctgatctcagtagagatactgaagacagtgtggaggaggaggaggaggctgatcacagtagagatactgaagacagtgtggaggaggaggaggaggaggctcatCTCAGTAGAGATcttgaagacagtatggaggaggaggaggaggctgatcacagtagagatactgaagacagtgtggaggaggaggaggaggaggctgatctcagtagagatactgaagacagtgtggtggtggaggaggaggaggctgatcacagtagagatactgaagacagtatggaggaggaggaggaggaggaggaggctgatcacagtagagatactgaagacagtgtggtggaggaggaggaggaggctgatcacagtagagatactgaagacagtatggaggaagaggaggaggctgatctcagtagagatactgaagacagtatggtggaggaggaggaggctgatcacagtagataccgaagacagtatggaggaggaggaggaggctgatctcagtagagatactgaagacagtgtggaggaggaggaggaggctgatctcagtagagatactgaagacagtatggaggaggaggaggaggaggctgatcacagtagagatactgaagacagtatggaggaggaggaggaggaggctgatcacagtagagacactgaagacagtgtggaggaggaggaggaggaggatgatcacagtagagatactgaagacagtatggaggaggaggaggaggctgatcacagtagatactgaagacagtatggaggaggaggaggaggctgatctcagtagagatactgaagacagtatggtggaggaggaggaggctgatcacagtagataccgaagacagtatggaggaggaggaggaggctgatcacagtagagatactgaagacagtatggaggaggaggaggaggctgatcacagtagatactgaagacagtatggaggaggaggaggaggaggctgatcacagtagagatactgaagacagtatggaggaagaggaggaggctgatcacagtagagatactgaagacagtatggaggaggaggagggggaggctgatcacagtagagatactgaagacagtatggaggaagaggaggaggctgatctcagtagagatactgaagacagtatggaggaggaggaggaggctgatcacagtagatactgaagacagtatggaggaggaggaggaggaggctgatctcagtagagatactgaagacagtatggaggaagaggaggaggctgatctcagtagagatactgaagaccgtgtggaggaggctgatcacagtagagatactgaagacagtatggaggaggaggaggaggaagctgatctcagtagagatactgaagacagtatggaggaggaggaggaggctgatcacagtagagacactgaagacagtatggaggaggaggaggaggaggctgatcacagtagagacactgaagacagtgtggaggaggaggaggaggaggatgatcacagtagagatactgaagacagtatggaggaggaggaggaggctgatcacagtagatactgaagacagtatggaggaggaggaggaggctgatctcagtagagatactgaagacagtatggtggaggaggaggaggctgatcacagtagatactgaagacagtatggaggaggaggaggaggaggaggctgatctcagtagagatactgaagacagtatggaggaagaggaggaggctgatctcagtagagatactgaagaccgtgtggaggaggctgatcacagtagagatactgaagacagtatggaggaggaggaggaggaagctgatctcagtagagatactgaagacagtatggaggaggaggaggaggctgatcacagtagagacactgaagacagtatggaggaggaggaggaggaggctgatcacagtagagacactgaagacagtgtggaggaggaggaggaggaggatgatcacagtagagatactgaagacagtatggaggaggaggaggaggctgatcacagtagatactgaagacagtatggaggaggaggaggaggctgatctcagtagagatactgaagacagtatggtggaggaggaggaggctgatcacagtagataccgaagacagtatggaggaggaggaggaggctgatcacagtagagatactgaagacagtatggaggaggaggaggaggctgatcacagtagagatactgaagacagtatggaggaggaggaggaggaggctgatgacagtagagatactgaagacagtatggaggaagaggaggaggctgatctcagtagagatactgaagacagtgtggtggtggaggaggaggaggaggctgatcacagtagagatactgaagacagtatggaggaagaggaggaggctgatctcagtagagatactgaagacagtatggaggaggaggaggaggctgatcacagtagatactgaagacagtatggaggaggaggaggaggaggctgatctcagtagagatactgaagacagtatggaggaagaggaggaggctgatctcagtagagatactgaagaccgtgtggaggaggctgatcacagtagagatactgaagacagtatggaggaggaggaggaggaagctgatctcagtagagatactgaagacagtatggaggaggaggaggaggctgatcacagtagagacactgaagacagtatggaggaggaggaggaggaggctgatcacagtagagatactgaagacagtatggaggaagaggaggaggaggctgatctcagtagagatactgaagacagtgtggaggaggaggaggaggaggctgatctcagtagagatactgaagacagtatggaggaggaggctgatcacagtagagacactgaagacagtgtagtggtggaggaggaggaggctgatctcagtagagatactgaagacagtgtggaggtggaggaggaggaggctgatctcagtagagacactgaagacagtgtggtggaggaggaggaggaggctgatcacagtagagatactgaagacagtgtggaggaggaggaggaggaggctgatctcagtagagatactgaagacagtgtggaggaggaggaggaggaggctgatctcagtagagatactgaagacagtgtggaggaggaggaggaggctgatctcagtagagatactgaagacagtgtggaggaggaggtggtggaggaggaggaggaggctgatctcagtagagatactgatggtggtggaggaggaggaggctgatctcagtagagatactgatggtggtggaggaggaggaggctgatctcagtagagatactgaagacagtgtggaggaggaggaggaggctgatctcagtagagatactgaagacagtatggaggaggaggaggaggaggctgatctcagtagagatactgaagacagtgtggaggaggaggaggaggaggctgatcacagtagagatactgaagacagtgtggaggaggaggaggaggaggaggctgatctcagtagagatactgaagacagtatggaggaggaggaggaggaggctgatcacagtagagatactgaagacagtgtggaggaggaggaggaggaggctgatctcagtagagatactgaagacagtatggaggaggaggaggaggaggctgatcacagtagagatactgaagacagtatggaggaggaggaggaggctgatcacagtagagatactgaagacagtatggaggaggaggaggaggctgatcacagtagagatactgaagacagtgaggaggaggaggaggctgatcacagtagagatactgaagacagtatggaggaggaggaggaggaggaggctgatcacagtagagatactgaagacagtgtggaggaggaggaggaggctgatcacagtagagatactgaagacagtatggaggaggaggaggaggctgatctcagtagagatactgaagacagtgtggaggaggaggaggaggctgatcacagtagagatactgaagacagtgtggaggaggaggaggaggaggctgatctcagtagagatactgaagacagtatggaggaggaggaggaggaggctgatcacagtagagatactgaagacagtgtggaggaggaggaggaggaggctgatcacagtagagatactgaagacagtgtggtggaggaggaggaggaggctgatcacagtagagatactgaagacagtatggaggaggaggaggaggaggctgatcacagtagagatactgaagacagtgtggtggaggaggaggaggaggctgatcacagtagagatactgaagacagtatggaggaagaggaggaggctgatctcagtagagatactgaagacagtatggaggaggaggaggaggaggctgatcacagtagagatactgaagacagtatggaggaggaggaggaggaggctgatctcagtagagatactgaagacagtatggaggaggaggctgatcacagtagatactgaagacagtgtggaggaggaggaggaggctgatcacagtagagatactgaagacagtgtggaggaggaggaggaggctgatctcagtagagacactgaagacagtatggaggaggaggaggctgatcacagtagagatactgaagacagtatggaggaggaggaggctgatcacagtagagatactgaagacagtgtggaggaggaggaggaggaggctgatcacagtagagatactgaagacagtgtggaggaggaggaggaggaggctgatcacagtagagatactgaagacagtgtggaggaggaggaggaggaggctgatcacagtagagatactgaagacagtatggaggaggaggaggctgatcacagtagagatactgatggtggtggaggaggaggaggctgatcacagtagatactgaagacagtatggaggaggaggaggaggctgatcacagtagagatactgaagacagtgtggaggaggaggaggaggatgatcacagtagagatactgatggtggtggaggaggaggaggctgatcacagtagatactgaagacagtatggaggaggaggaggaggctgatcacagtagagatactgaagacagtgtggaggaggaggaggaggaggctgatcacagtagagatactgaagacagtgtggaggaggaggaggaggaggctgatcacagtagagatactgaagacagtatggaggaggaggaggctgatcacagtagagatactgatggtggtggaggaggaggaggctgatcacagtagagatactgaagacagtatggaggaggaggaggaggctgatcacagtagatactgaagacagtatggaggaggaggaggaggctgatcacagtagagatactgaagacagtgtggtggtggaggaggaggaggctgatctcagtagagatactgaagacagtgtggaggaagaggaggaggctgatcacagtagagatactgaagacagtgtggtggaggaggaggaggaggaggctgatctcagtagagatactgaagacagtgtggaggtggaggaggaggaggctgatcacagtagagatactgaagacagtgtggtggaggtggaggaggaggctgatcacagtagagatactgaagacagtatggaggaagaggaggaggaggctgatctcagtagagatactgaagacagtgtggtggaggtggaggaggaggctgatcacagtagagatactgaagacagtgtggtggtggaggaggaggagtctgatcacagtagagatactgaagacagtatggaggaggagtctgatctcagtagagatactgaagacagtgtggtggtggaggaggaggaggctgatcacagtagagatactgaagacagtatggaggaggaggaggctgatctcagtagagatactgaagacagtgtggtggtggaggaggaggaggctgatctcagtagagatactgaagacagtatggaggaggaggaggaggctgatctcagtagagatactgaagacagtatggaggaggaggaggaggctgatctcagtagagatactgaagacagtatggaggaggaggaggaggaggctgatctcagtagagatactgaagacagtatggaggaggagaaggctgatctcagtagagatactgaagacagtgtggtggtggaggaggaggaggctgatcacagtagagatactgaagacagtatggaggaggaggctgatctcagtagagatactgaagacagtatggaggaggaggaggaggctgatctcagtagagatactgaagacagtgtggaggaggaggaggaggctgatctcagtagagacactgaagacagtatggaggaggaggaggaggaggctgatctcagtagagatactgaagacagtatggaggaggaggaggaggaggaggctgatctcagtagagatactgaagacagtatggaggaggaggaggaggctgatcacagtagagatactgaagacagtatggaggaggaggaggaggaggctgatctcagtagagatactgaagacagtgtggaggaggaggaggaggaggctgatcacagtagagatactgaagacagtatggaggaggaggaggctgatcacagtagagatactgatggtggtggaggaggaggaggctgatcacagtagagatactgacggtggaggaggaggaggaggaggaggctgatcacagtagagatactgaagacagtgaggaggaggaggaggaggaggaggaggaggctgatctctctctctgttcgtcgttcatgtcatctctgtctgctGTCAGTAGTGAGTCTGTAACGACCTCCAAGATGAATAACCTGCCACACCACCTCTGCATCGCCCTGCGTCACGATAATGAGGGGTGGCCACCGTCGTGGCGAAGGAGACTGTTTACACGGCAGAACCTCAAAGGCCATTAGGTGTTGTTAGAGACAACCGTGGCGGGGCCATAGGAGTGGGGGTGCGATGGTGGaggcacgcgtgtgtgtgtgtgtgtgcctgtgtgtgtgtgtgtgtgtgtgtgtgtgtgtgtgtgtgtgtgtgtgtgtgtgtgtgtgtgtgtgtgtgtgtgtacacttgcCATTCTCTTGTGTGCAAAAGTAACGCAAAGACGTTTAACAAAACCAGAGGTCACACGGTCGTCTTCCCATTTGTGATAT encodes:
- the LOC127927763 gene encoding cilia- and flagella-associated protein 251-like isoform X1, producing the protein MVVEEEEADLSRDTEDSVEEEEEADLSRDTEDSMEEEEEEADLSRDTEDSVEEEEEEADHSRDTEDSVEEEEEEEADLSRDTEDSMEEEEEEADHSRDTEDSVEEEEEEADLSRDTEDSMEEEEEEADHSRDTEDSMEEEEEADHSRDTEDSMEEEEEADHSRDTEDSEEEEEADHSRDTEDSMEEEEEEEADHSRDTEDSVEEEEEADHSRDTEDSMEEEEEADLSRDTEDSVEEEEEADHSRDTEDSVEEEEEEADLSRDTEDSMEEEEEEADHSRDTEDSVEEEEEEADHSRDTEDSVVEEEEEADHSRDTEDSMEEEEEEADHSRDTEDSVVEEEEEADHSRDTEDSMEEEEEADLSRDTEDSMEEEEEEADHSRDTEDSMEEEEEEADLSRDTEDSMEEEADHSRY
- the LOC127927763 gene encoding cilia- and flagella-associated protein 251-like isoform X2, with the translated sequence MEEEEADLSRDTEDSVEEEEEADLSRDTEDSVEEEEEEADHSRDTEDSVEEEEEEEADLSRDTEDSMEEEEEEADHSRDTEDSVEEEEEEADLSRDTEDSMEEEEEEADHSRDTEDSMEEEEEADHSRDTEDSMEEEEEADHSRDTEDSEEEEEADHSRDTEDSMEEEEEEEADHSRDTEDSVEEEEEADHSRDTEDSMEEEEEADLSRDTEDSVEEEEEADHSRDTEDSVEEEEEEADLSRDTEDSMEEEEEEADHSRDTEDSVEEEEEEADHSRDTEDSVVEEEEEADHSRDTEDSMEEEEEEADHSRDTEDSVVEEEEEADHSRDTEDSMEEEEEADLSRDTEDSMEEEEEEADHSRDTEDSMEEEEEEADLSRDTEDSMEEEADHSRY
- the LOC127927762 gene encoding protein starmaker-like; translation: MEEEEEADHSRDTEDSVVVEEEEADLSRDTEDSVEEEEEADHSRDTEDSVVEEEEEEADLSRDTEDSVEVEEEEADHSRDTEDSVVEVEEEADHSRDTEDSMEEEEEEADLSRDTEDSVVEVEEEADHSRDTEDSVVVEEEESDHSRDTEDSMEEESDLSRDTEDSVVVEEEEADHSRDTEDSMEEEEADLSRDTEDSVVVEEEEADLSRDTEDSMEEEEEADLSRDTEDSMEEEEEADLSRDTEDSMEEEEEEADLSRDTEDSMEEEKADLSRDTEDSVVVEEEEADHSRDTEDSMEEEADLSRDTEDSMEEEEEADLSRDTEDSVEEEEEADLSRDTEDSMEEEEEEADLSRDTEDSMEEEEEEEADLSRDTEDSMEEEEEADHSRDTEDSMEEEEEEADLSRDTEDSVEEEEEEADHSRDTEDSMEEEEADHSRDTDGGGGGGG